One Kiritimatiellia bacterium genomic region harbors:
- a CDS encoding ACT domain-containing protein: MKAVGYLGPEGTFSHLVARKRFGSGSRLVPCAGIYDVFEFIKGGRNRLGVLPLENSTGGTIFETIDCLVAHAGTLQIREELSLNVKLALVGRKGEPVRTLYSHYVPLQHCQAWIRRSLHGVAVRETRSTAAAAEKAASEPGAAALATRDAARRYGLDVLQFPVQTDAPNITEFIVVGPSGRPNPRSSKTSLLVMLENRPGSLFDFLGAFKRANVNLTRLVSRPIVGQPKSYLFVVDLQGHPRQPRVATALEEARLAARRMDLLGVYPVRRMYAS, from the coding sequence ATGAAAGCTGTAGGATATCTGGGACCCGAGGGAACGTTTTCGCACCTGGTCGCGCGCAAGCGGTTCGGTTCGGGATCGCGGTTGGTCCCTTGTGCGGGCATCTACGACGTATTCGAGTTTATCAAGGGAGGGCGAAACCGGTTGGGCGTGTTGCCGCTCGAAAATTCGACGGGCGGGACTATTTTTGAAACCATTGATTGTCTCGTGGCCCATGCGGGAACTTTGCAGATTCGCGAGGAACTTTCGCTGAACGTGAAACTCGCGTTGGTGGGCCGCAAAGGTGAACCGGTTCGGACCCTGTACTCGCACTATGTCCCGCTTCAACATTGCCAGGCGTGGATCCGGCGGAGCCTGCACGGCGTGGCCGTCCGCGAAACCCGTAGCACGGCCGCCGCGGCGGAAAAGGCCGCGTCCGAGCCCGGAGCGGCGGCACTGGCGACGCGAGATGCCGCGCGGCGGTACGGGCTCGACGTGTTGCAGTTCCCGGTCCAAACGGATGCGCCGAACATCACGGAGTTTATCGTGGTCGGCCCCTCGGGCCGCCCGAACCCGCGCAGTTCCAAAACCAGTTTGCTGGTCATGCTCGAGAACCGACCCGGCAGCCTCTTCGATTTTTTGGGCGCATTCAAACGCGCGAATGTCAATCTCACGCGCCTCGTATCGCGGCCCATCGTGGGTCAGCCCAAATCGTATCTGTTCGTGGTGGATCTCCAGGGCCATCCCCGCCAACCGCGCGTGGCCACGGCGTTGGAGGAGGCCCGCCTGGCAGCCCGGCGCATGGACCTGCTGGGGGTCTATCCCGTTCGGCGCATGTACGCGTCGTAG